One part of the Phoenix dactylifera cultivar Barhee BC4 chromosome 4, palm_55x_up_171113_PBpolish2nd_filt_p, whole genome shotgun sequence genome encodes these proteins:
- the LOC103714335 gene encoding deSI-like protein At4g17486 isoform X2: MGAAHSSSSSTSDGSSVGSPVVLNVYDLTPMNNYMVWFGIGIFHSGIEVHGLEYGFGAHDYPTSGVFEVEPRSCPGFVYRCSILLGHVNMSLPEFRAFLEDIAEDYHGDTYQVISKNCNHFTDDICLRLTGRPIPGWVNRLAHLGKDMFTHKCVSCAVVYSLKASDNQQLNSYMSTVVCRKTVLDHFGRSHPMIQQKVMT, translated from the exons ATGGGTGCCGCGCATTCTTCGAGCTCCTCTACCTCGGACGGGAGTAGCGTTGGGAGTCCCGTGGTCTTGAACGTTTATGATCTCACCCCGATGAACAATTACATGGTTTGGTTTGGTATTGGAATCTTCCATTCGGGAATTGAAG TACATGGTTTGGAGTATGGGTTTGGAGCCCATGATTACCCAACAAGTGGAGTGTTTGAGGTGGAACCAAGGAGCTGCCCAGGTTTTGTCTACAGATGCTCGATTCTACTGGGTCATGTAAACATGAGTCTCCCGGAATTTCGGGCATTCCTGGAAGATATTGCTGAAGATTACCATGGTGATACTTATCAAGTCATCTCCAAAAACTGCAATCACTTTACAGATGATATTTGCTTGAGATTGACGGGAAGACCAATTCCTGGATGGGTTAACCGGCTTGCACATCTTGGTAAGGACATGTTTACCCATAAATGT GTGTCATGTGCAGTTGTCTACTCCCTGAAAGCTTCCGACAACCAGCAGTTAAACAGCTACATGAGTACCGTAGTTTGTCGG AAGACGGTCCTGGATCATTTTGGACGATCGCATCCCATGATCCAGCAGAAAGTGATGACATAG
- the LOC103714335 gene encoding deSI-like protein At4g17486 isoform X1: protein MGAAHSSSSSTSDGSSVGSPVVLNVYDLTPMNNYMVWFGIGIFHSGIEVHGLEYGFGAHDYPTSGVFEVEPRSCPGFVYRCSILLGHVNMSLPEFRAFLEDIAEDYHGDTYQVISKNCNHFTDDICLRLTGRPIPGWVNRLAHLGVMCSCLLPESFRQPAVKQLHEYRSLSEDGPGSFWTIASHDPAESDDIDQEKELLSTPSAAELAFTKVVQR from the exons ATGGGTGCCGCGCATTCTTCGAGCTCCTCTACCTCGGACGGGAGTAGCGTTGGGAGTCCCGTGGTCTTGAACGTTTATGATCTCACCCCGATGAACAATTACATGGTTTGGTTTGGTATTGGAATCTTCCATTCGGGAATTGAAG TACATGGTTTGGAGTATGGGTTTGGAGCCCATGATTACCCAACAAGTGGAGTGTTTGAGGTGGAACCAAGGAGCTGCCCAGGTTTTGTCTACAGATGCTCGATTCTACTGGGTCATGTAAACATGAGTCTCCCGGAATTTCGGGCATTCCTGGAAGATATTGCTGAAGATTACCATGGTGATACTTATCAAGTCATCTCCAAAAACTGCAATCACTTTACAGATGATATTTGCTTGAGATTGACGGGAAGACCAATTCCTGGATGGGTTAACCGGCTTGCACATCTTG GTGTCATGTGCAGTTGTCTACTCCCTGAAAGCTTCCGACAACCAGCAGTTAAACAGCTACATGAGTACCGTAGTTTGTCGG AAGACGGTCCTGGATCATTTTGGACGATCGCATCCCATGATCCAGCAGAAAGTGATGACATAGATCAAGAAAAGGAACTTCTCTCAACACCTTCTGCCGCAGAGCTGGCTTTTACAAAGGTTGTTCAAAGGTGA
- the LOC120110431 gene encoding uncharacterized protein LOC120110431 — MKPGGKLGRCSEGIREEAGSRSVALQPTDGTGGGRGSTCSSHGPTEVLLLYFRRKRWSPTTCRGATEPAKAGGIRRHLRSARRCHDGRNRKIPLRLVCSDHLRSSSSRLHPWKPDLYEPRIPPMNRECIGGRQQMRHSFVIRDHDSILIMPEVSAHLTDPFLWRSCTRRGMVLYILDYNWVLDRYS, encoded by the exons ATGAAACCCGGAGGCAAGCTCGGACGGTGCTCGGAAGGCATTCGGGAGGAGGCCGGCTCGAGATCGGTGGCGTTGCAGCCAACCGATGGCACCGGCGGCGGCCGTGGTTCCACCTGCAGCAGCCACGGCCCAACCGAGGTTCTCCTCCTCTACTTCCGGCGGAAGAGATGGAGCCCGACCACCTGCCGTGGAGCGACAGAACCGGCCAAAGCAGGTGGCATACGCCGACACCTGCGGTCGGCCCGGCGGTGTCACGACGGCCGAAACAGGAAGATCCCCCTTCGGCTCGTCTGCTCCGACCATCTCCGGTCCAGTTCCAGCCGGCTCCACCCATGGAAACCGGACCTATACGAGCCAAGGATCCCTCCCATGAATCGAGAG TGTATCGGAGGGCGGCAGCAGATGCGGCATagctttgtgatcagagaccatgACTCCATACTGATTATGCCGGAGGTCAGCGCACATTTGACAGATCCATTCCTGTGGCGGAGCTGCACGAGGCGTGGGATGGTTTTGTATATACTAGACTACAACTGGGTGCTCGACAGATATTCCTAA
- the LOC103714336 gene encoding mitochondrial-processing peptidase subunit alpha-like, whose protein sequence is MYRALGSHLRALKRHVGGTGSIGASTRSASTSVAKRSSGGFFSWLTGERSNQLPPLDFPLPGVTLPPPLPDYVEPGKTKITTLPNGVKIASESSPNPAASIGLYVDCGSVYETPVSSGVTHLLERMAFKSTTNRSHLRIVREVEAIGGNVTASASREQMGYTFDALKTYMPEMVEVLTDCVRNSVFLDWEVNEQLQKVKAEIGEISNNPQGLLLEAIHSAGYSGALANPLMATESAINRLDANILEDFVRENYTAPRMVLAASGVEHEELVSVAEPLLSDLPKVSRPEEPKSVYVGGDYRCQAATAQTHVALAFEVPGGWHQEKEAMTLTVLQMLMGGGGSFSAGGPGKGMYSRLYLRVLNEFQQIQSFSAFNSVYNNTGIFGIHATTGSDFVSKAVDLAARELLAVATPGQVDQVQLDRAKQSTKSAILMNLESRMVASEDIGRQILTYGERKPIELFLKAVDEVTLQDITSISQKIISSPLTMASWGDVINVPSYESVSRKFHSK, encoded by the exons ATGTACAGAGCTTTGGGCTCCCACCTCAGGGCTCTCAAG CGCCATGTTGGCGGTACTGGAAGTATTGGTGCTAGCACTAGATCTGCAAGTACAAGTGTTGCGAAAAGGTCTTCCGGTGGGTTTTTTAGCTGGCTTACTGGGGAGCGGTCCAATCAACTCCCCCCTCTAGATTTCCCACTTCCAGGTGTTACACTTCCTCCTCCTTTGCCTGATTATGTCGAGCCTGGAAAAACAAAGATCACGACTCTTCCAAATGGTGTCAAAATTGCATCTGAATCATCACCA AATCCAGCTGCATCGATAGGACTATATGTTGATTGTGGTTCTGTATATGAAACACCTGTTTCATCTGGGGTCACACACCTCCTGGAGCGGATGGCCTTCAAAAGCACAACAAACAGGAGCCATTTGCGTATTGTCCGTGAAGTAGAAGCAATTGGAGGCAATGTTACGGCATCAGCTTCTCGTGAACAGATGGGTTATACTTTTGATGCTCTAAAAACATACATGCCTGAGATGGTCGAGGTGCTTACCGATTGTGTCAGGAATAGTGTGTTCCTTGACTGGGAGGTCAATGAACAG CTGCAGAAAGTGAAAGCAGAGATAGGAGAAATTTCTAACAATCCCCAGGGTTTGCTCCTCGAAGCTATTCATTCTGCTGGCTACTCTGGTGCATTGGCAAATCCTCTGATGGCTACTGAATCTGCAATAAACAGATTGGATGCTAATATTTTAGAGGACTTTGTTAGG GAGAATTATACAGCTCCAAGAATGGTGCTTGCGGCATCAGGTGTGGAACACGAGGAGTTGGTATCAGTTGCTGAACCACTCTTATCCGACCTTCCAAAGGTGTCCCGGCCGGAAGAGCCAAAATCTGTATATGTTGGAGGAGACTATCGATGTCAAGCTGCTACTGCA CAAACACATGTTGCTCTTGCTTTTGAAGTTCCTGGTGGCTGGCATCAAGAGAAGGAAGCCATGACGCTGACAGTACTTCAG ATGCTCATGGGTGGAGGCGGCTCTTTCTCTGCTGGAGGTCCTGGGAAAGGAATGTATTCTCGGCTTT ATCTTCGTGTCTTAAACGAGTTCCAACAAATCCAGTCGTTCTCTGCTTTCAACAGTGTTTACAATAATACAGGAATTTTTGGAATTCATGCAACCACA GGTTCAGATTTTGTTTCCAAAGCTGTTGATTTGGCAGCAAGAGAACTTCTTGCAGTTGCAACTCCTGGACAAG TTGACCAGGTACAACTTGATCGTGCCAAACAGTCAACCAAGTCTGCCATTCTGATGAACCTGGAGTCAAGA ATGGTAGCTTCGGAAGATATTGGACgtcaaattttgacatatggagAGAG GAAACCAATTGAGCTTTTTCTGAAGGCTGTTGATGAAGTTACGCTACAAGATATAACGTCAATTTCTCAGAAGATCATTTCTTCACCACTGACAATGGCATCTTGGGGAGATG TTATCAACGTCCCCAGTTATGAATCTGTCAGCCGAAAGTTCCACTCGAAATAA
- the LOC103714338 gene encoding probable histone acetyltransferase type B catalytic subunit, translating into MALKQKGGEISGDTKKRRRVGFANIDTGVEANECVKVFLVKKEDEVGKTSSYCIDLVDLNHFFGEDGKIYGYKDLKINIWLSIVSFHAYAEITYKSTQDGGKGITDLKPALQSIFGESLIEKEEFLQTFSKECHYIRNIVSDGKVLHSDSLRKDDQASDIHLDAEGPTIEVICTELHNLPVGLLYSRLVPLVLLLVEGGRPIDVTDPRWEIFLVVKKMQDPSGDSIIDLLGFATVYRFYHYPDSTRLRISQILVLPPYQGQGHGRRLLEAVNSVAFSENIYDVTVEEPSDYLQYLRSCNDTLHLLAFEPIKPSISSVVSYLKEGNLSKRTSKLRFAPPANVMELVRQKLKINKKQFRRCWEVLIYLNLDTENHRCMENFRACISDRVKGDILDKNAEANGKCLIEVPNDYDHDMTFVVFWSQAGGESDGIDGKLEGDPATQEEQLSQLIDKEMEDIAEIAQKVSLLHNS; encoded by the exons ATACTGGAGTTGAGGCAAATGAGTGCGTCAAAGTTTTTCTTG TAAAAAAGGAAGATGAAGTGGGTAAAACAAGCAGCTATTGTATCGATCTGGTTGACCTGAATCATTTTTTTGGTGAAGATGGAAAGATATATGGCTATAAAGACTTAAAG ATCAACATATGGTTGAGTATTGTATCTTTTCATGCATATGCTGAGATTACATACAAGAGCACACAAGAT GGAGGAAAAGGAATTACAGACCTGAAACCTGCTCTTCAG AGCATATTTGGTGAATCTTTGATTGAGAAGGAAGAGTTTCTTCAAACATTTTCAAAAGAATGCCACTATATCAG AAATATTGTGTCAGATGGAAAAGTCCTACATTCTGATTCCTTGAGGAAAGATGATCAAGCATCCGACATACACTTGGATGCTGAGGGCCCTACCATTGAG GTCATTTGTACGGAACTGCACAACTTGCCTGTTGGTTTGCTTTATAGTCGTCTGGTACCTCTTGTGCTGCTTCTTGTTGAAG GTGGCAGGCCAATTGATGTCACTGATCCAagatgggagatttttcttgttgTGAAAAAGATGCAGGATCCTTCAGGGGATAGCATTATCGACTTACTAGGTTTTGCAACTGTTTATCGCTTCTACCATTATCCTGACAGTACTCGCTTACGAATTAGCCAG ATATTAGTATTGCCCCCTTATCAGGGTCAAGGCCATGGCCGTCGTCTTCTAGAGGCTGTGAATTCTGTTGCATTTTCTGAAAACATATATGATGTGACAGTCGAGGAGCCTTCTGACTACCTCCAGTATCTCCGGTCCTGCAATGACACCCTCCACCTGCTTGCTTTTGAGCCCATAAAGCCATCCATCAGTTCGGTTGTCTCTTACCTGAAGGAAGGCAACCTATCCAAGCGAACTTCCAAGTTGAGGTTCGCTCCACCAGCTAATGTGATGGAACTTGTGCGGCAAAAGCTAAAGATCAACAAGAAGCAGTTCCGTAGGTGCTGGGAGGTCCTCATCTATCTAAACCTTGATACCGAGAACCACAGGTGCATGGAGAATTTTAGGGCCTGCATCTCCGACCGTGTGAAGGGTGATATCCTGGATAAGAATGCTGAGGCTAATGGAAAATGTCTGATTGAGGTGCCGAATGATTATGACCACGACATGACTTTTGTCGTGTTCTGGTCGCAGGCCGGCGGGGAATCAGATGGCATTGATGGCAAGCTGGAGGGAGATCCAGCAACCCAAGAGGAGCAGTTAAGTCAGTTGATTGATAAGGAAATGGAAGATATTGCTGAGATTGCGCAGAAGGTTTCTTTGCTTCACAATTCCTAA